The following proteins are encoded in a genomic region of Cardinium endosymbiont of Culicoides punctatus:
- a CDS encoding CapA family protein, which produces MNNKFISLLIFIFFNSIFPVLGGMNKPEETLSLLFIGDIMGHKTQHVAAYDAGSKTYQYDDVFQHIKPVISAADFAIANLEVTLAGEPYTGYPCFSAPDALASACKNSGIHVMVTANNHSYDRGKQGIIRTIQTLDRLQIMHTGTFLSKEHRKKTNLLILEKNNIKVGLLNYTYGANGLCASSLVGMINVINREQILKDITASNSQALDQLVVFLHWGEEYKTQPNVEQETLANFLIENGVDIVIGAHPHVLQKMVLNTTEKNKPYFIAYSLGNFVSNQGVISTSASGGAMVSIQLTKKGKKTFIDKAGYVLIYVNKETFNGKPKFSILPCAKYINQPSFFKEKKSFLQMNHFVSDARILLQKENVNVHEMTLY; this is translated from the coding sequence ATGAACAATAAATTTATATCCCTTTTAATTTTCATTTTTTTCAATAGCATATTCCCTGTGTTAGGAGGCATGAATAAACCAGAAGAGACGCTTTCTTTGCTTTTTATAGGTGATATTATGGGGCATAAAACACAACATGTTGCCGCATATGATGCGGGGTCAAAAACATATCAATATGACGATGTATTCCAACATATAAAGCCAGTTATTTCTGCTGCTGATTTTGCTATTGCCAATTTAGAAGTGACACTTGCTGGTGAGCCTTATACGGGATATCCTTGTTTTTCTGCACCAGATGCCTTGGCATCTGCCTGTAAAAATAGCGGTATTCATGTAATGGTAACGGCTAATAATCATAGTTATGATCGTGGAAAACAAGGAATTATACGTACGATCCAAACACTAGACAGATTACAGATCATGCATACCGGAACATTTTTATCTAAGGAACATAGAAAAAAGACCAATTTGCTGATTTTAGAAAAAAATAACATAAAAGTAGGCTTGCTCAATTATACCTATGGAGCAAATGGTCTTTGTGCTTCTTCCTTGGTAGGCATGATCAACGTAATTAATCGTGAACAAATACTGAAGGATATCACAGCAAGCAATTCCCAAGCTTTAGATCAGTTGGTTGTATTTTTGCATTGGGGGGAAGAATACAAAACACAGCCAAATGTTGAACAAGAGACATTAGCTAATTTTCTAATTGAAAATGGAGTAGATATTGTGATAGGCGCTCACCCACACGTCTTACAAAAAATGGTATTGAACACGACAGAAAAAAATAAGCCTTACTTCATTGCTTATTCTTTGGGTAATTTTGTTTCTAATCAAGGGGTGATCAGCACAAGTGCAAGTGGAGGGGCAATGGTAAGCATTCAGCTTACAAAGAAAGGTAAAAAAACTTTTATTGATAAGGCTGGCTATGTCTTAATATATGTCAATAAAGAAACGTTTAATGGGAAACCCAAATTTTCTATTTTGCCTTGTGCTAAATACATAAATCAGCCTTCTTTTTTTAAAGAAAAAAAGTCATTTTTACAAATGAACCATTTTGTGTCTGATGCAAGAATATTATTACAGAAAGAAAATGTGAATGTTCATGAAATGACGTTATATTAG